The following proteins come from a genomic window of Malus sylvestris chromosome 4, drMalSylv7.2, whole genome shotgun sequence:
- the LOC126620024 gene encoding protein SRG1-like: MESVPNVQELVRNDPLQVPESFLIGNEEEEDKLQSTADKYNLSSEIPIIDLSLLSRGSEEELHKLDKACEEWGFFQVINHGVATEVLQEMKDATTKFFELPLEEKNKIRMPPDDFQGYGQAYAVAQGQTLDWSDALFLRIYPAQYRKPNLWPIAPEGFKETIEAYSSGVKRIRDELLRCLSSTLGMEKDALLNLHQEVTQALRVNYYPPCNMPGKVLGLSPHSDTSTITILMQEDNVTGLQIRKEGEWVPVKPIPNALVVNVGDVMEIWSNGKYRSIEHRAVTTESKSRISYASFILPHAEVEVEPFGHIVELSGSQKYKKVKYGDYLRSSLKGKLKGKSHIETAKIGS; the protein is encoded by the exons ATGGAATCTGTACCAAATGTTCAAGAACTGGTAAGAAATGATCCTCTGCAGGTCCCTGAAAGTTTCCTTATCgggaatgaggaagaagaagacaagcTACAGAGTACTGCAGACAAATATAATCTTTCTTCTGAGATCCCAATCATTGATCTTTCTCTCCTCTCGAGAGGAAGTGAGGAGGAGCTTCACAAACTGGACAAGGCTTGTGAAGAATGGGGGTTCTTTCAG GTGATAAATCATGGAGTGGCAACAGAAGTGTTGCAGGAAATGAAAGATGCCACGACCAAGTTCTTTGAACTTCCGTTGGAAGAGAAGAACAAAATTCGTATGCCACCGGATGACTTTCAAGGCTACGGCCAAGCCTATGCGGTTGCACAAGGGCAGACACTGGACTGGTCTGATGCACTGTTTCTCAGGATTTATCCAGCACAGTACAGAAAGCCTAACTTATGGCCAATCGCACCAGAGGGATTCAA GGAAACTATTGAGGCGTATTCAAGCGGAGTTAAAAGAATTAGAGATGAGCTCCTAAGGTGTCTATCTTCAACTCTGGGGATGGAAAAGGATGCTCTTCTTAATCTTCATCAAGAAGTGACCCAAGCTTTGCGCGTAAACTACTATCCTCCATGCAACATGCCTGGTAAAGTACTAGGTCTTAGTCCGCACTCGGACACAAGCACCATAACCATTCTCATGCAAGAAGACAATGTAACCGGATTACAAATTCGAAAAGAAGGTGAATGGGTGCCCGTGAAGCCAATTCCAAACGCTCTCGTTGTTAATGTTGGAGATGTTATGGAG ATATGGAGTAATGGGAAGTACAGGAGCATTGAACATAGAGCTGTGACAACCGAAAGCAAATCGAGGATATCTTATGCATCATTCATTTTGCCACACGCAGAGGTGGAAGTTGAACCTTTTGGTCATATAGTGGAGTTATCTGGGTCCCAGAAGTACAAGAAGGTCAAGTACGGAGATTATCTGCGTAGTTCCTTGAAGGGGAAACTTAAGGGGAAATCACACATTGAAACGGCGAAGATTGGAAGTtga